A section of the Shimia isoporae genome encodes:
- a CDS encoding APC family permease, giving the protein MSEKKSVSMMGILLVAVSSILVIDTVAASAIIGPSAIGWWVLFFFVFFLPYGLVTAELGTTYKDEGAIVDWVNRAFGRGSAARVSWLYWVNYSLWVPAVYYMFAIIAAQLMGLELGPFAIAIFATAMTWLTSYIATFDVERLTWIASLGAIFKSVIMVILGVGGLYVGFTNGFANPFTIWDTLPSFGDGGTYLPIIIFNVMGFEIIAGAASTFKDPERDIPKATVLGGILITFFYLLASLGILAVIPLAEISDSSGVIDAFQLVFGTSGGAQILVYVIGVMVLYTLVSNVVTWAMGVNQTVVYAAQQGLMPKMFEGVSEKTGMPTTASWANAWMGTATMVAYLVMVDRTGNEDLFWNVFSLGAIGLLASYVMMFPAFLKLRLTDKEAVRGYTIPGGTPVAVFCSVVPTLILLGGLVFFFWVPGSPMDMEYFYTVGAGLLIAVIGGEFLIAKANREHRARTDQKSVAAE; this is encoded by the coding sequence GTGTCAGAGAAAAAATCTGTGAGCATGATGGGCATTCTCCTGGTGGCCGTAAGCTCGATCCTTGTGATCGACACGGTCGCAGCGTCTGCCATCATTGGACCGTCAGCCATTGGCTGGTGGGTATTGTTCTTCTTCGTCTTCTTCCTGCCCTACGGGCTGGTGACTGCCGAACTTGGCACCACCTACAAGGACGAAGGCGCAATTGTGGACTGGGTGAACCGCGCATTTGGTCGCGGCTCAGCAGCCCGTGTGTCGTGGCTCTACTGGGTGAACTACTCGCTCTGGGTGCCGGCCGTCTATTATATGTTCGCCATCATCGCTGCCCAATTGATGGGGCTGGAACTCGGCCCATTCGCGATCGCGATTTTTGCGACGGCCATGACGTGGCTGACATCCTATATTGCGACCTTCGATGTTGAACGTCTGACTTGGATCGCTTCTCTTGGTGCAATCTTCAAATCGGTGATCATGGTTATCCTGGGTGTTGGGGGCCTCTATGTTGGCTTCACCAACGGTTTCGCAAACCCGTTCACCATCTGGGACACCCTGCCGTCCTTCGGTGACGGTGGAACTTACCTGCCGATCATCATTTTCAACGTTATGGGTTTTGAAATCATCGCAGGCGCGGCCTCGACCTTCAAAGATCCCGAGCGTGACATTCCGAAAGCCACAGTGCTTGGCGGTATCCTGATCACCTTCTTCTATCTGTTGGCGTCCCTCGGCATCCTGGCGGTTATCCCGCTGGCCGAAATCTCGGACAGTTCCGGCGTTATCGATGCCTTCCAACTGGTATTCGGCACGTCCGGCGGCGCACAAATCCTCGTCTACGTGATTGGCGTCATGGTGCTCTATACTCTGGTCTCCAACGTTGTGACCTGGGCGATGGGCGTGAACCAAACTGTGGTCTATGCAGCCCAACAGGGCCTGATGCCGAAAATGTTCGAAGGTGTTTCCGAAAAAACCGGCATGCCGACAACCGCCTCTTGGGCCAATGCCTGGATGGGTACAGCAACTATGGTCGCTTACCTCGTCATGGTGGACAGGACCGGCAACGAAGACCTCTTCTGGAACGTCTTCTCTCTCGGTGCGATCGGGCTTCTGGCATCCTATGTCATGATGTTCCCGGCCTTCCTGAAACTGCGCCTAACAGACAAAGAGGCCGTCCGCGGTTACACCATCCCCGGCGGAACCCCGGTTGCAGTTTTCTGCTCGGTCGTCCCGACGCTGATCCTGCTGGGCGGTCTGGTATTCTTCTTCTGGGTACCTGGCTCTCCGATGGACATGGAGTACTTCTACACTGTTGGCGCCGGTCTTCTGATCGCAGTAATCGGCGGCGAGTTCCTCATCGCCAAAGCAAACCGCGAACACCGCGCGCGCACAGATCAGAAGTCTGTCGCAGCGGAATAA